One Panicum virgatum strain AP13 chromosome 3N, P.virgatum_v5, whole genome shotgun sequence DNA segment encodes these proteins:
- the LOC120664608 gene encoding protein RADIALIS-like 3: protein MAGSRSSSPNSNSTWSLKENKMFEEALAYYGEGAPNLWDKVSSAMGGTKSAEEVRCHYEDLVDDVKMIESGRVTYPKYKTQGFWTGG, encoded by the exons ATGGCTGGATCACGGAGCTCCTCTCCCAATTCCAACTCAACGTGGAGCCTGAAAGAGAACAAGATGTTTGAAGAGGCACTCGCCTACTATGGTGAGGGTGCGCCCAACCTGTGGGACAAGGTGTCCAGCGCCATGGGAGGCACCAAGTCTGCTGAGGAGGTGCGCTGCCACTATGAAGATCTTGTCGACGACGTCAAGATGATTGAGTCAGGGCGGGTTACGTACCCCAAGTACAAGACACAGGGATTCTGGACCGGAG GTTGA
- the LOC120664607 gene encoding probable DNA-3-methyladenine glycosylase 2: protein MGRPARSRSPATVPPPPTTELRSTKISFRSRKIVKTPPGKPLTTAAGAPPLTAPAPLLPVLPALSSPGAIAAALSHLQAADPLLSAVIASTEPPTFAASPSLPAFHSLARSILYQQLATAAANAIYARFLELLPAAVSDGVTPAAVLALATADLRTIGVSGRKASYLHDLATRFAAGELSDSAVAAMDESALLAELTKVKGVGEWTVHMFMISLQRPDVLPCGDLGVRKGVQELYNLKTLPKPEEMAALCERWRPYRSVGAWYMWRLMESKGAAAKKKKKGNASS, encoded by the coding sequence atgggccggccggcgcgcTCCCGGTCTCCGGCCACCGTGCCGCCTCCGCCGACTACCGAACTTCGCTCCACCAAGATCTCATTCCGCTCCCGTAAGATCGTCAAGACACCACCGGGAAAACCCCTCACAACGGCCGCCGGGGCACCACCGTTAACGGCGCCGGCGCCTTTACTTCCAGTGCTGCCGGCGCTTTCCTCGCCGGGAGCGATAGCTGCCGCGCTAAGCCACCTCCAAGCTGCGGACCCCCTCCTCTCCGCGGTCATCGCCTCCACTGAGCCCCCCACCTTCGCcgcttctccctccctccccgcaTTTCACTCCCTCGCACGCTCCATTCTCTACCAGCAGctcgcgaccgccgccgccaacgccaTCTATGCTCGTTTCCTCGAACTCCTCCCTGCCGCAGTCTCCGACGGGGTAACCCCTGCCGCGGTCCTTGCCCTCGCCACTGCCGACCTGCGCACCATCGGCGTCTCCGGCCGCAAGGCCTCCTACCTCCACGACCTCGCGACCAGATTCGCAGCCGGGGAGCTTTCTGattccgccgtcgccgccatggaCGAATCTGCGCTCCTCGCCGAGCTCACCAAAGTGAAAGGCGTTGGCGAGTGGACAGTCCACATGTTCATGATCTCGCTGCAGCGCCCCGACGTGCTTCCGTGCGGCGACCTTGGCGTTCGTAAGGGCGTGCAGGAGCTGTACAACTTGAAGACCCTGCCCAAGCCAGAGGAGATGGCGGCATTGTGCGAGCGGTGGAGGCCCTACCGGTCAGTCGGCGCGTGGTACATGTGGCGCCTCATGGAGAGCAAGGGCGCTgcagccaagaagaagaagaagggtaaTGCGAGCTCTTAG